In one Massilia endophytica genomic region, the following are encoded:
- a CDS encoding GlxA family transcriptional regulator, which yields MKPHRVVVLVTPQVVPFDLATPLLVFQLVPDERYVVTTCAVEKGASFAIGGMYSQVLRGLEAFEDADTIVIPGVFDWHADVDATIKTSLRAAYSRKVRIASICTGAFTLAHAGLLNQRRATTHWAAAQELADMFPEIEVDPTVLYVDGGQILTSAGVTAGIDMCLHIVRSDVGQHVANQVARLMVASPHRSGGQAQFIERPIPPGRSRHLDRTRDWILANLDKDLRVADMAEHAGLALRSFARRFESETGVSPIQWIIEQRIKLAQTLLETTTLPVEIIANRCGFPTAPALRQHFKRITKVTPTAYRRTFSDAHAEFA from the coding sequence ATGAAACCGCATCGCGTTGTCGTGCTTGTCACGCCCCAGGTCGTGCCGTTTGACCTTGCGACTCCGCTGCTTGTCTTTCAGTTAGTCCCTGACGAGCGTTATGTGGTAACCACATGCGCTGTGGAGAAGGGGGCAAGCTTTGCCATTGGCGGGATGTACAGCCAGGTGCTACGCGGCCTCGAGGCTTTTGAAGACGCCGATACGATCGTGATTCCAGGCGTGTTTGACTGGCATGCCGATGTCGATGCCACGATCAAGACGAGCCTTCGGGCCGCCTATAGCCGGAAGGTGAGGATCGCGTCTATTTGCACCGGTGCGTTTACCTTGGCGCATGCCGGCCTGCTCAATCAGCGCCGGGCGACCACGCATTGGGCCGCCGCGCAGGAACTGGCTGACATGTTTCCTGAGATCGAAGTGGACCCCACGGTCCTGTACGTGGATGGCGGGCAGATCCTCACCTCCGCCGGCGTCACTGCGGGAATCGACATGTGTTTGCACATTGTGCGCAGCGATGTCGGTCAACATGTGGCCAATCAAGTCGCCCGGCTGATGGTGGCCAGCCCCCATCGGAGCGGCGGTCAGGCCCAGTTTATCGAGCGTCCGATTCCTCCCGGGAGAAGCCGCCACCTGGATCGAACGCGCGACTGGATCCTGGCCAATCTCGATAAGGATTTGCGTGTCGCGGACATGGCTGAACACGCCGGCTTGGCGCTACGTTCGTTCGCCCGGCGCTTTGAATCCGAGACTGGGGTTTCTCCCATCCAGTGGATTATCGAGCAACGCATCAAGCTTGCGCAGACCTTGCTCGAAACGACCACGCTTCCCGTTGAGATTATCGCGAACCGATGCGGCTTCCCAACCGCACCCGCCTTACGGCAACATTTCAAGCGGATCACCAAGGTGACGCCGACAGCGTACCGCAGGACGTTCTCGGACGCCCATGCCGAGTTCGCGTGA
- a CDS encoding calcium-binding protein — protein MGKIVGTEAADILVADSDLGSQIEGLGGDDVLIGGAGADRLIGGTGNDELVGGAGGDWLEAGEGDDTIVFYAKSEWTGAAVDGGAGTDTLKIYPGGAAFFMNDAMDIEVVEMKGGGAVDAGAVTHFIRMTAYGEDSYLIGGSGGVDLSGGDGNDYLEGKAGGGRYAGGGGHDWIVAPGRDNVVFAGDGNDYLMLNGTEENTIDAGPGYDILHVFAARGVDCLVKLTDAMHIEKLSSHDDGHGADVFDASAMHNPIIMTGNNASDALFVGGAGNDVLFGGGGWSSLSGGAGNDVLAGGFGSNLMDGGDGADDLFAGEGGQSNDLIFGGSGADTFHLLSRFGEKVVADFNMAEHDLLHLRSITGEARSDFDYVMAHAQQMDQDSVLTLEDLTIVLQGVALRDMTLDMFLFG, from the coding sequence ATGGGAAAAATAGTTGGCACGGAAGCAGCAGACATTTTGGTGGCTGATTCGGATCTGGGGTCGCAGATTGAGGGGCTCGGGGGGGATGATGTTCTGATCGGCGGTGCCGGCGCAGACCGGCTCATCGGCGGAACCGGAAACGATGAGCTGGTGGGCGGGGCCGGCGGCGACTGGCTGGAGGCAGGCGAAGGCGACGATACCATCGTGTTTTACGCCAAGAGTGAATGGACCGGTGCCGCCGTCGATGGCGGCGCCGGCACCGATACCCTGAAAATTTACCCCGGCGGGGCCGCCTTCTTCATGAATGACGCGATGGACATCGAAGTGGTCGAGATGAAAGGGGGCGGAGCCGTGGACGCGGGCGCGGTGACTCATTTCATTCGCATGACGGCTTATGGTGAAGACAGCTATCTGATCGGTGGTTCCGGTGGTGTCGACCTCAGTGGCGGTGACGGCAATGACTACCTGGAGGGCAAGGCCGGCGGTGGCCGCTACGCCGGCGGTGGCGGCCACGACTGGATTGTGGCGCCAGGCCGGGATAACGTGGTATTCGCTGGCGACGGCAATGACTACCTGATGCTCAACGGCACCGAAGAGAACACCATTGACGCGGGCCCCGGCTACGATATCTTGCATGTGTTTGCTGCGCGCGGGGTGGACTGCCTTGTCAAGCTGACCGATGCCATGCACATTGAAAAACTGAGTTCGCACGATGATGGGCATGGCGCCGACGTATTCGACGCCAGTGCCATGCACAATCCGATCATCATGACTGGAAACAATGCCAGCGATGCTCTGTTCGTGGGCGGGGCTGGCAACGATGTGCTGTTCGGCGGCGGCGGCTGGTCGTCGCTGTCCGGCGGGGCCGGCAATGATGTGCTGGCTGGCGGCTTCGGGTCGAATCTGATGGATGGCGGTGATGGCGCCGACGACTTGTTTGCTGGCGAAGGCGGACAGTCCAATGACCTGATCTTCGGGGGCTCAGGCGCCGATACGTTTCACCTGTTGAGCCGGTTCGGGGAAAAGGTGGTGGCCGACTTCAACATGGCCGAGCACGATCTGCTGCATCTGCGCAGTATTACCGGTGAGGCGCGCTCCGACTTCGACTATGTGATGGCGCATGCGCAGCAAATGGACCAGGATAGCGTGCTCACGCTGGAGGACCTCACGATTGTGCTGCAGGGGGTGGCCCTGCGTGACATGACACTGGATATGTTCCTGTTCGGCTAA
- a CDS encoding sensor histidine kinase codes for MQRVDAAAVIGTRMPDGLGRRLLLAMILAGGALSLLLTAVQLYLDYRQELEQVDNRYEQMAATSVDSLANSLWTFNAPQTQLGLEGLRRLPDVVYAAIDTVTGEHFAAGVRPGQRFMVRKIALVRASDPGVALGELTVAVSLDGVYRRLWDRAVFIFLAQAVKATLVSALLLLLVSRWITHPLYQMAEYARRLSLENLPERPILGLRGARRNDELAQVAHALEDMVRCLRAELQHRGKLEREREALVAALRGHRDQLEGEVAARTAELSRQRTLAEQRGDQLALTLAELQQAQQKLVLSEKLAAVGILTAGVAHEINNPVNFAHVGAQSLLSHLEQFRSWLLNLAADEADTELLEALNGQVDQLKEQTQTVLEGTVRIRDVVRDLRSFSRLDEAETKTVAISECVRTTVNLVRTQFADRVDIECVFADDPMLACRPAQLNQVFMNLIINACQAITASQSATGQPARGHVRIASAKEGEVLRVAVEDNGPGLAPDVAARVFDPFFTTKPVGVGMGLGLSISLGIVEQHGGTLEAESLSGQGCRFVVRLPL; via the coding sequence ATGCAGCGTGTGGACGCCGCAGCAGTAATCGGCACACGGATGCCGGATGGACTGGGGCGCCGGCTGCTGCTGGCCATGATCCTGGCTGGAGGCGCCCTTAGCCTGCTATTGACGGCCGTGCAGCTTTATCTTGACTACCGGCAGGAACTGGAGCAGGTCGACAACCGCTACGAGCAGATGGCCGCCACTTCCGTGGATTCCCTGGCCAACAGCCTGTGGACCTTCAATGCCCCGCAAACACAACTGGGGCTCGAGGGGTTGCGGCGGCTTCCGGACGTGGTCTACGCGGCCATTGATACCGTCACCGGCGAGCATTTTGCCGCCGGCGTGCGTCCCGGCCAGCGTTTCATGGTGCGCAAGATTGCGCTCGTCCGTGCCAGCGATCCGGGCGTTGCGCTAGGCGAGCTTACCGTCGCCGTCAGCCTGGACGGCGTGTACCGGAGGCTGTGGGACAGGGCGGTATTCATCTTCCTTGCCCAGGCGGTCAAGGCCACCCTGGTTTCGGCCTTGCTCCTGTTGCTGGTAAGCCGCTGGATCACCCATCCCCTCTACCAAATGGCGGAGTACGCCCGCCGGCTCAGCCTGGAGAACCTGCCGGAACGGCCGATCCTGGGCCTGCGCGGAGCGCGCCGCAACGACGAACTGGCGCAGGTGGCGCATGCGCTCGAAGACATGGTCCGTTGCCTGCGCGCTGAACTGCAGCACCGTGGCAAGCTGGAGCGCGAGCGCGAGGCTCTGGTGGCGGCCCTGCGCGGGCATCGCGACCAATTGGAAGGGGAGGTGGCGGCCCGGACGGCGGAACTGTCCCGGCAGCGTACCTTGGCCGAGCAGCGCGGCGACCAGCTGGCGTTGACGCTCGCCGAGCTTCAGCAGGCGCAACAGAAACTGGTCTTGTCCGAGAAGCTGGCGGCGGTCGGCATTTTGACCGCTGGCGTCGCGCACGAGATCAACAACCCGGTCAATTTCGCGCACGTCGGGGCCCAGTCACTGCTGTCGCATCTTGAGCAATTCCGCAGTTGGCTGCTGAACCTGGCTGCCGACGAGGCCGATACTGAACTGCTGGAAGCGCTCAACGGCCAGGTGGACCAGCTGAAGGAGCAAACACAGACAGTCCTGGAGGGAACCGTCCGGATTCGCGACGTGGTACGTGACTTGCGCTCGTTCTCCCGGCTGGATGAGGCGGAGACCAAGACAGTCGCGATCAGCGAATGTGTGCGCACGACCGTGAACCTGGTGCGCACCCAGTTCGCCGACCGCGTCGATATCGAATGCGTGTTTGCGGATGACCCCATGCTGGCCTGCCGCCCGGCGCAGCTGAACCAGGTGTTCATGAATTTGATCATCAACGCATGCCAGGCGATCACGGCGAGCCAGTCCGCGACCGGACAACCGGCGCGTGGGCACGTGCGGATCGCGAGCGCCAAGGAAGGGGAGGTGCTGCGCGTCGCCGTCGAGGACAATGGGCCCGGCCTGGCGCCCGACGTGGCGGCCCGGGTGTTCGACCCGTTCTTCACTACCAAGCCCGTCGGTGTCGGGATGGGCCTGGGCCTGTCGATCAGCCTGGGCATCGTTGAACAGCATGGCGGCACGCTGGAAGCCGAGTCGCTGTCTGGGCAAGGATGCCGCTTCGTGGTCAGGTTGCCCTTATGA
- a CDS encoding substrate-binding periplasmic protein: MARLCSLLVLAAAGHALAAPPREVQVFTDYDEHSLVIDETGNPQGCLLDVVAELMRRAGNRSPVQILPWSRALHLTRTTAYAALFPVTRTAEREAQFRWVGPLSFEVAGLYRRRGRQPQVSDLEAAKHLRAIAVTHSWYQHELLAGKGFRNLEVLTTQEQGIRMLLAGRVDLLAADSSTLLGSLRNIGHTMEELDLAFVFWRGSNYLAFAPQTPTAEVARWQAALERMKADGTMRALSARWEQSGRAPCGAAGTLFRARPP, translated from the coding sequence GTGGCACGGCTGTGCTCGTTGCTGGTCCTTGCGGCGGCGGGCCATGCGCTGGCTGCGCCGCCGCGGGAAGTGCAGGTGTTTACCGATTACGATGAGCACTCGCTCGTCATCGACGAGACCGGCAATCCGCAAGGTTGCCTGCTCGATGTAGTGGCGGAACTCATGCGTCGGGCCGGCAACCGGTCCCCGGTGCAAATCCTGCCCTGGTCGCGCGCCCTGCACCTGACCCGGACCACGGCATATGCCGCCCTGTTCCCGGTGACGCGCACCGCTGAGCGAGAAGCCCAGTTCCGGTGGGTGGGGCCGCTGAGTTTCGAGGTGGCTGGGCTGTACCGGCGGCGCGGCCGCCAGCCGCAGGTGAGCGATCTGGAGGCCGCCAAGCACTTGCGGGCGATCGCCGTCACCCATTCGTGGTACCAGCACGAACTGCTGGCCGGCAAGGGCTTTCGCAACCTGGAAGTCTTGACCACGCAGGAGCAGGGAATCCGGATGCTGCTGGCCGGTCGGGTGGACCTGCTGGCGGCCGACAGCTCGACCCTGCTTGGCTCGCTGCGCAATATCGGCCACACGATGGAGGAGCTGGACCTGGCCTTCGTGTTCTGGCGCGGCAGCAATTACCTGGCGTTCGCACCGCAGACTCCCACCGCCGAGGTAGCCCGTTGGCAGGCAGCGCTGGAGCGCATGAAGGCCGACGGAACAATGCGGGCCTTGAGCGCGCGCTGGGAGCAATCGGGACGGGCACCGTGCGGGGCTGCCGGAACGTTGTTCCGGGCCCGGCCCCCCTGA
- a CDS encoding alpha/beta hydrolase family protein, whose amino-acid sequence MRFRRRARTWGRGIVLACALQLAGCAAAPAWAAQPCVGAPAGVPGWVSVVRIGVAREWIGARFFRAGGSNSHPTLLLLHGFPGAELNLDLAHAVRRAGWNVIVPHYRGAWGTPGNFTWRHAIADAKAVLAWLRTPEAAADYGVDARTLVVAGHSLGGFLALTAAAGDADVRGAVSLAGFNFGAVTAGPGARPGTEQQLAALWQESAQWLSGASGAALAREAVQAGAQWDLRRLAVPLARRPLLLVAARYDQVAPPVLHHERLLQSLRAAHARTVEDVVLDTDHGFIDARTGLAERLVGWLQAKFPGDTHRGGRCGAPTRAQAAELLPQG is encoded by the coding sequence ATGCGGTTCCGCCGGCGTGCGCGCACCTGGGGCCGCGGCATTGTGCTCGCGTGCGCGCTCCAGCTGGCCGGGTGCGCCGCGGCGCCGGCCTGGGCAGCTCAGCCGTGCGTCGGCGCGCCGGCCGGCGTGCCGGGCTGGGTCAGCGTGGTCAGGATCGGCGTTGCCCGGGAGTGGATCGGCGCCCGCTTCTTCCGCGCAGGCGGCAGCAATTCCCATCCCACGCTGCTGTTGCTACATGGCTTTCCCGGGGCCGAACTGAATCTCGATCTCGCGCACGCCGTGCGCCGCGCGGGCTGGAACGTGATCGTCCCGCATTACCGTGGGGCCTGGGGCACGCCTGGCAACTTCACCTGGCGGCACGCGATTGCGGATGCGAAGGCGGTCCTGGCTTGGCTGCGCACGCCTGAGGCTGCGGCCGACTATGGCGTGGACGCGCGCACCCTGGTGGTGGCGGGGCATAGCCTGGGGGGATTCCTGGCGTTGACGGCGGCCGCCGGCGATGCCGATGTGCGGGGCGCGGTGTCCCTGGCCGGCTTCAACTTCGGCGCGGTGACCGCCGGGCCGGGAGCGCGCCCGGGCACCGAACAGCAATTGGCGGCGTTGTGGCAGGAGTCGGCACAATGGCTGAGCGGGGCCAGCGGCGCCGCCTTGGCCCGCGAGGCAGTTCAGGCCGGCGCCCAGTGGGACCTGCGACGCTTGGCGGTGCCGCTGGCCCGGCGTCCGCTGCTCCTGGTGGCGGCCCGGTACGACCAGGTGGCGCCGCCGGTGCTGCACCACGAGCGTTTGCTGCAGTCGTTGCGCGCCGCCCACGCCAGGACGGTGGAGGACGTCGTGCTGGACACCGATCATGGCTTTATCGATGCGCGTACCGGCCTGGCGGAGCGCCTGGTGGGCTGGCTTCAGGCGAAGTTTCCGGGCGACACCCATCGGGGGGGACGGTGCGGCGCCCCCACGCGCGCGCAGGCCGCCGAGCTGCTTCCCCAAGGCTGA
- a CDS encoding EscU/YscU/HrcU family type III secretion system export apparatus switch protein, translating into MAEQDDNRSEPATPHKLREARKRGQVAKSPDAAFVVVLAALVAVWFAAAAGSGRRALSLSAALLTRLADLEWTPAGAMAWVGGWLQAGLALLAPALVAVAGGAILGQLMQAGPVLSAHPLKPDLQRLNPASGLKRLMSMRLVYEAAKSVVKLSVLGLVLILLLRAVAPRLGALQFGPAPDVARQALAEVGPLLFKLLLALLAVALADAIYTRWEFARKMRMSRRDITDEHKQREGDPRIRERLREVRLELLKQTRSLSQVAKADVLLTNPTHYAVAISYRHGEMPAPKLLAKGAGELAARMRESARRHRIPIVENPPLARELHRRLTLDEYVPEDLYPAVAKILLWVYALRANRRAG; encoded by the coding sequence ATGGCGGAACAGGACGACAATCGCAGCGAACCGGCTACTCCCCACAAACTGCGCGAGGCGCGCAAGCGCGGGCAGGTGGCCAAAAGCCCGGATGCGGCATTCGTGGTGGTGCTGGCGGCCCTGGTCGCCGTCTGGTTTGCGGCCGCCGCGGGCAGCGGCCGCCGCGCGCTGTCGCTGTCGGCGGCGTTGCTCACCCGGCTTGCCGATCTGGAGTGGACTCCGGCCGGCGCCATGGCGTGGGTAGGCGGGTGGCTGCAGGCCGGCCTCGCGCTGCTGGCCCCGGCCTTGGTGGCGGTGGCGGGGGGGGCGATCCTGGGACAGCTGATGCAGGCAGGACCGGTCCTGAGCGCCCATCCCTTGAAGCCCGACCTGCAGCGCCTGAACCCGGCCAGCGGCTTGAAGCGCTTGATGTCGATGCGGCTGGTGTATGAAGCGGCCAAGAGCGTCGTCAAGCTGTCGGTGCTGGGACTCGTGCTCATCCTCCTGCTGCGCGCGGTGGCGCCGCGCCTGGGAGCGCTGCAGTTTGGGCCGGCGCCTGACGTCGCCCGCCAAGCCCTGGCCGAGGTAGGGCCGCTGCTGTTCAAACTCCTGCTGGCCCTGCTGGCGGTGGCGCTGGCGGACGCGATCTACACCCGGTGGGAGTTCGCGCGCAAGATGCGCATGAGCCGGCGTGACATCACGGACGAGCACAAGCAGCGCGAGGGCGACCCGCGTATCCGTGAACGCTTGCGCGAGGTGCGGCTGGAGCTGCTCAAGCAGACCCGTTCCCTGAGCCAGGTGGCGAAGGCCGATGTGTTGCTCACCAACCCGACCCACTACGCGGTCGCCATTTCCTACCGGCACGGTGAAATGCCGGCGCCCAAATTGTTGGCCAAGGGGGCAGGGGAGCTGGCAGCCAGGATGCGCGAGAGCGCACGGCGCCACCGTATTCCGATTGTCGAAAACCCCCCTCTGGCGCGCGAGCTGCACCGCCGGCTGACCCTGGATGAATATGTGCCCGAGGACCTGTACCCTGCCGTGGCCAAGATCCTGTTGTGGGTCTATGCCTTGCGCGCCAATCGCCGCGCGGGATGA
- the flhA gene encoding flagellar biosynthesis protein FlhA produces the protein MNALRKVFAGHSDLVLVVLVVGVLVVLFAPIPAGLLDFLILTNISFALLILLLTFYMDKPVEFSTFPSVLLVATLFRLSLNIAATRLILRDAHAGRVIDAIGAYVVGGNYVIGLIVFLILVVVQYVVVTSGAQRVSEVAARFTLDSMPGQQMSIDADLNMGFIDQAEAQRRRKNLGKEAGFYGAMDGASKFVKGDAIAGIVIMLINVVGGLVIGMMQMGMPWAEALQRYTLLTIGDGIVTQVPALIISVGTGLIVTRSAADANLSREVLHQLTAFPKTLLLVVAALGGLLFLPGLPAMPLLALIGIFATVGILRRHAGASEEGAAGAEPAAADEDAYAALDIEPIEVLLGVSLVPVIGADQAMFRQRLATFRKQYAMEAGLVLPGVRFHDAARLAPDAYEICVFGVAVARGEIHQDRTLAIHPGGEVKKLRGIETREPTYGLPAVWIADEERDKARLAKFTLVDPATVFVTHLCEVLRQQSANLLTRKETEQLIGRVRQRQPGLVEDVVPAVLSVSDIQKVLQNLLKEKVSVRNLEAIIETLADHGKATRDPAVLTELVRQRLGAVICQSLLGGQGALQVLTLDPAIEHSLMQSIRAAEAGGPLVIEPKFAEQVLARLGQQAEKMMKGNLVPVLLCSPELRRHVRALAERMLPHLRVVAHHEIPGGFELRAFGTVAL, from the coding sequence ATGAACGCGTTGCGCAAGGTCTTTGCTGGTCACAGCGATCTGGTGCTGGTAGTCCTGGTGGTCGGAGTGCTGGTGGTGCTGTTCGCGCCCATTCCCGCGGGATTGCTGGATTTCCTGATCCTGACCAACATCAGTTTCGCCCTGCTGATCCTGCTGTTGACTTTCTACATGGACAAGCCGGTCGAGTTCTCGACCTTCCCGTCCGTGCTGCTCGTTGCCACGCTGTTCCGCCTGTCGCTCAACATCGCCGCCACCCGTCTGATTCTGCGCGACGCCCATGCCGGGCGGGTGATCGACGCCATAGGCGCCTACGTCGTGGGCGGCAACTATGTGATCGGGCTGATCGTGTTCCTGATCCTGGTGGTGGTCCAGTACGTCGTCGTGACCAGCGGTGCGCAGCGGGTGTCGGAGGTTGCCGCCCGCTTCACGCTGGACAGCATGCCCGGCCAGCAGATGAGCATCGACGCTGACCTCAACATGGGCTTCATCGACCAGGCGGAGGCGCAGCGCCGGCGCAAGAACCTGGGCAAGGAGGCCGGATTCTACGGTGCGATGGACGGCGCCAGCAAATTCGTCAAGGGCGACGCGATCGCCGGCATCGTCATCATGCTGATCAACGTGGTCGGCGGGCTGGTGATCGGGATGATGCAGATGGGGATGCCATGGGCCGAGGCTCTGCAGCGCTATACCTTGCTCACGATCGGCGACGGCATCGTGACCCAGGTCCCTGCCCTCATCATTTCCGTCGGCACCGGGCTGATCGTGACCCGTTCCGCGGCCGATGCCAACCTGAGCCGTGAAGTCCTGCACCAGTTGACGGCCTTCCCCAAGACCCTGCTGCTGGTGGTGGCGGCCCTGGGGGGGCTGCTGTTTTTGCCGGGACTGCCCGCCATGCCCCTCCTGGCGCTGATCGGGATCTTCGCCACGGTCGGAATCTTGCGGCGCCACGCCGGCGCCAGCGAAGAGGGAGCGGCCGGGGCGGAGCCGGCGGCGGCCGACGAGGATGCCTACGCCGCCCTGGATATCGAGCCGATCGAAGTGCTGCTGGGAGTAAGCCTGGTGCCCGTGATCGGTGCCGATCAGGCAATGTTCAGGCAGCGCCTCGCGACCTTCCGCAAGCAATATGCAATGGAGGCGGGCCTGGTGCTCCCGGGAGTGCGCTTTCATGATGCCGCGCGGCTGGCGCCGGATGCCTACGAGATTTGCGTGTTCGGCGTTGCGGTGGCCCGCGGCGAGATTCATCAGGATCGCACGCTGGCCATCCACCCGGGCGGCGAGGTGAAGAAGCTGCGCGGGATCGAAACGCGCGAGCCGACCTATGGCCTGCCGGCCGTGTGGATTGCGGACGAGGAGCGGGACAAGGCGCGGCTGGCCAAGTTCACGCTGGTCGATCCGGCCACGGTGTTCGTCACCCACCTATGCGAGGTGTTGCGGCAGCAGTCGGCCAACCTGCTGACGCGCAAGGAGACCGAGCAGCTGATCGGCCGCGTGCGCCAGCGCCAGCCGGGTTTGGTCGAGGACGTGGTGCCTGCCGTGCTCAGCGTCAGTGACATCCAGAAAGTCCTGCAGAACCTGCTGAAGGAGAAGGTGTCGGTGCGTAACCTCGAGGCGATCATCGAAACCCTGGCCGACCACGGCAAGGCCACGCGCGATCCGGCTGTACTGACCGAACTGGTCCGCCAGCGGCTGGGGGCGGTGATTTGCCAGTCCCTTCTGGGCGGCCAGGGCGCGTTGCAGGTCCTCACGCTCGATCCGGCCATCGAGCACAGCCTGATGCAGAGCATTCGTGCCGCCGAGGCAGGCGGTCCGCTGGTCATTGAGCCGAAGTTTGCCGAGCAGGTGCTGGCGCGACTGGGCCAGCAGGCGGAGAAGATGATGAAGGGCAATTTGGTGCCCGTGCTGCTGTGTTCCCCCGAGCTGCGGCGCCACGTGCGCGCGCTGGCCGAACGCATGCTGCCGCACCTGCGTGTGGTGGCGCACCACGAAATCCCGGGTGGGTTCGAACTGCGTGCCTTCGGCACCGTGGCCCTGTAG
- a CDS encoding flagellar hook-basal body protein, giving the protein MDDALTVAALSMRTSMTQLQTVSQNVANLETPGFKGAVPASVPFATTLRQLQAPASVPLPAATVDLAPGALRPTGRSLDAGLAGDGFFVVEAADGPAYTRAGAFRIDPAGRLVTAAGLPVLGEAGPIALSGPEASIDPSGTVWQGGKAMGRLRVVRFAPGTRFGKMADGLLRPAAAQAVAAPAAAQVRGGHLEQSNVDAGTQMAQVMQVMRQYQSAQKVFQLYNDQLGSSITQLAQ; this is encoded by the coding sequence ATGGACGATGCATTGACGGTGGCGGCGCTCAGCATGCGCACCAGCATGACCCAGCTGCAGACCGTGAGCCAGAACGTGGCCAACCTGGAGACGCCCGGCTTCAAGGGGGCGGTGCCGGCCAGCGTGCCCTTCGCCACCACCTTGCGCCAGCTGCAGGCGCCGGCCAGCGTGCCCCTGCCGGCGGCCACGGTCGACCTGGCCCCGGGCGCGCTGCGTCCGACCGGCCGCAGCCTGGACGCCGGGCTGGCGGGCGACGGCTTCTTTGTGGTCGAGGCGGCCGACGGCCCGGCCTATACCCGGGCCGGCGCCTTCCGCATCGATCCGGCCGGGCGGCTCGTGACCGCTGCCGGCTTACCCGTCCTGGGCGAGGCCGGGCCGATCGCGCTGAGCGGGCCCGAGGCCAGCATCGATCCCAGCGGCACAGTGTGGCAAGGGGGCAAGGCCATGGGCCGCTTGCGTGTCGTGCGCTTTGCGCCGGGGACGCGGTTCGGCAAGATGGCCGATGGCCTGTTGCGCCCCGCGGCCGCGCAGGCCGTGGCCGCGCCGGCCGCAGCCCAGGTGCGGGGCGGGCACCTGGAGCAGTCGAATGTCGATGCGGGGACCCAGATGGCGCAGGTCATGCAGGTGATGCGCCAGTACCAGTCGGCCCAGAAAGTTTTTCAACTCTACAACGATCAGTTGGGCAGCAGCATCACCCAGCTGGCGCAATGA
- a CDS encoding flagellar hook-basal body protein produces MMSNAFAIAETGMKAFQAHVDTIANNVANSRTPGFKSARVEFHELLEAAPAAPGPAALPAMLGVAARTRTADFSAGHLLPSTSELDIAIDGPGFIPVLAPDGTRAYSRGGALHVTDSGTLALAGGELEPRIYVPAGGGALHISAEGVVAARTAQGLQEVGRISLAQFPDPGALRLLGNGLAAPAEGAGPPTIGAAGREGAGRIVQQSLEDSNVDVTRELVSLMAAQRAYALNAKVLQAADGLVASANELMK; encoded by the coding sequence ATGATGAGCAATGCCTTTGCAATTGCCGAAACCGGCATGAAGGCCTTCCAGGCCCATGTGGACACGATCGCCAACAACGTGGCCAACAGCCGCACGCCGGGCTTCAAGTCGGCGCGGGTCGAATTCCACGAGCTGCTCGAGGCGGCGCCTGCCGCCCCGGGCCCGGCGGCGCTGCCGGCCATGCTGGGGGTGGCGGCCCGCACGCGGACGGCCGACTTCAGCGCCGGGCATCTCCTGCCGAGCACGTCCGAACTGGACATCGCGATCGACGGTCCGGGCTTCATTCCGGTGCTGGCGCCCGACGGGACCCGGGCTTACAGCCGCGGCGGGGCGCTGCACGTGACCGACAGCGGCACCCTGGCACTGGCAGGCGGCGAACTGGAGCCGCGCATCTATGTGCCGGCAGGGGGCGGGGCCCTGCACATCAGTGCGGAAGGTGTGGTGGCGGCGCGCACGGCCCAGGGATTGCAGGAAGTCGGCCGCATCAGCCTGGCCCAGTTCCCGGATCCGGGCGCGCTGCGCTTGCTGGGCAACGGCCTGGCCGCTCCGGCCGAGGGGGCCGGGCCGCCGACCATCGGGGCGGCGGGACGCGAGGGGGCCGGGCGTATCGTCCAGCAATCCCTGGAAGACTCGAACGTGGATGTGACCCGCGAACTGGTCAGTCTGATGGCGGCGCAGCGCGCGTACGCGCTCAATGCCAAGGTGCTGCAGGCGGCCGACGGCCTGGTCGCCAGCGCCAACGAATTGATGAAATAA